The proteins below come from a single Caulobacter segnis ATCC 21756 genomic window:
- a CDS encoding DUF3088 family protein has product MAKDTLYLLKPHFEKDGVQRFCPDCAMMEGYLATYPQLRETLEIVRVDYVRPRAVLVERLGEDHQNAPTLILAQVAPDAGPHGEIQSANGLSFLTDARPITRYLAAKHGLAAPL; this is encoded by the coding sequence ATGGCCAAGGACACGCTCTATCTGCTGAAGCCGCATTTCGAGAAGGACGGCGTCCAGCGCTTCTGTCCCGACTGCGCGATGATGGAAGGCTATCTGGCGACCTATCCGCAGCTACGCGAGACGCTGGAGATCGTCCGCGTCGACTACGTTCGGCCTCGCGCGGTCCTGGTCGAGCGGCTGGGCGAAGATCACCAGAACGCCCCCACCCTGATCCTGGCCCAGGTCGCGCCGGACGCGGGTCCGCACGGCGAGATCCAATCGGCCAACGGCCTGTCGTTCCTGACGGACGCCCGGCCGATCACCCGCTATCTCGCGGCCAAGCACGGCCTGGCCGCGCCGCTCTAG
- the odhB gene encoding 2-oxoglutarate dehydrogenase complex dihydrolipoyllysine-residue succinyltransferase encodes MADIMTPALGESVTEATVARWTKKAGEAVKKDEILVELETDKVSLEVASPADGVLSAIGAAEGATVVPGTVLGVVTEGGAATAAPAAPKAAEAPKPAPAPAAAPALAPAPAPAAAAPAAAPVSPAPARIAAETGLDLSKVAGTGKDGRVTKGDALAALEARAAAPAPAAAPAAPRALHEREERVKMTRLRQTIARRLKEAQNTAAMLTTFNEVDMSAVMALRAQYKDVFEKQHGVKLGFMSFFTKAVVAALKAIPDVNAEIDGQDIIYKNHYDIGVAVGTDKGLVVPVVRDADVLNLAQIEKTIGDLGKRARTGQLGIEDMQGGTFTITNGGIYGSLMSTPILNAPQSGILGMHAIKERPMVVNGKIEIRPMMYLALSYDHRVVDGAGAVTFLVKVKEAIEDPQRLLLEL; translated from the coding sequence ATGGCCGACATCATGACCCCCGCCCTCGGCGAATCCGTCACGGAAGCGACGGTCGCCCGCTGGACCAAGAAGGCCGGGGAGGCCGTGAAGAAGGACGAAATCCTCGTCGAGCTGGAAACCGACAAGGTTTCGCTTGAAGTGGCCTCGCCCGCCGACGGCGTGCTGTCGGCCATCGGCGCCGCCGAAGGCGCGACCGTCGTTCCGGGCACGGTCCTGGGCGTGGTGACCGAAGGCGGCGCCGCGACCGCCGCTCCGGCCGCTCCCAAGGCCGCCGAAGCGCCCAAGCCCGCGCCGGCTCCGGCCGCCGCCCCGGCTCTCGCTCCCGCTCCGGCCCCGGCCGCCGCTGCTCCGGCCGCCGCGCCGGTCAGCCCGGCTCCGGCCCGCATCGCCGCCGAAACCGGCCTCGACCTGTCGAAGGTCGCGGGCACCGGCAAGGACGGCCGCGTGACCAAGGGCGACGCCCTGGCCGCTCTGGAAGCCCGCGCCGCGGCTCCGGCCCCGGCCGCCGCTCCGGCCGCGCCGCGCGCCCTGCACGAGCGCGAGGAACGCGTGAAGATGACGCGCCTGCGTCAGACGATCGCCCGTCGCCTGAAGGAAGCCCAGAACACCGCCGCCATGCTGACGACCTTCAACGAGGTCGACATGAGCGCCGTGATGGCCCTGCGCGCCCAGTACAAGGACGTCTTCGAAAAGCAGCACGGCGTGAAGCTGGGCTTCATGTCGTTCTTCACCAAGGCCGTCGTGGCCGCGCTGAAGGCGATCCCGGACGTCAACGCCGAGATCGACGGCCAGGACATCATCTACAAGAACCACTACGACATCGGCGTCGCCGTCGGCACCGACAAGGGCCTGGTGGTTCCGGTCGTCCGTGACGCCGACGTGCTGAACCTGGCGCAGATCGAAAAGACGATCGGCGACCTGGGCAAGCGCGCCCGCACCGGCCAGCTGGGCATCGAGGACATGCAGGGCGGCACCTTCACGATCACCAACGGCGGCATCTACGGTTCGCTGATGTCGACCCCGATCCTGAACGCGCCGCAGTCGGGCATCCTGGGCATGCACGCCATCAAGGAACGTCCGATGGTCGTGAACGGCAAGATCGAGATTCGCCCGATGATGTATCTGGCCCTGTCGTACGACCACCGCGTCGTCGACGGCGCCGGCGCCGTGACCTTCCTGGTGAAGGTCAAGGAAGCCATCGAAGACCCGCAGCGCCTGCTGCTGGAGCTCTAA
- the lpdA gene encoding dihydrolipoyl dehydrogenase: MAQYDVVIIGGGPGGYNAAIRAGQLGLKTAIVEGRGKLGGTCLNVGCMPSKALLHASEMYASATGPEFAKLGIEVKPKLNLPQMMAQKAESVEALTKGVEFLMKKNKVDYVKGWGRIDGAGKVVVKAEDGSEATLETKNIVIATGSEPTPLPGVTIDNKRVVDSTGALSLPEVPKHLVVVGAGVIGLELGSVWKRLGAEVTVVEYLDRILPGTDTEVANAFQKILTKQGFKFQLGAKVTGATASAKGVKLGFEPVAGGDAQTIEADYVLVAIGRRPYTQGLGLETVGITPDKRGMIANDHFKTGVAGVWVIGDVTSGPMLAHKAEDEGVACIEMIAGKAGHVNYGIIPGVVYTSPEVATVGQTEDDLKAAGVAYKVGKFPFLANSRAKINHETDGFVKILADAKTDRILGAHAVGPNVGDMIAEVCVAMEFGGASEDIARTCHPHPTRSEAIRQAAMGVEGWTMQA; the protein is encoded by the coding sequence ATGGCTCAGTACGACGTCGTCATCATCGGTGGCGGTCCTGGTGGCTACAACGCGGCGATCCGCGCGGGCCAGCTGGGCCTGAAGACCGCGATCGTCGAAGGTCGCGGCAAGCTGGGCGGCACCTGCCTGAACGTCGGCTGCATGCCCTCGAAGGCGCTTCTGCACGCCTCGGAAATGTACGCCTCCGCCACGGGTCCCGAATTCGCCAAGCTGGGCATCGAGGTCAAGCCGAAGCTGAACCTGCCGCAGATGATGGCCCAGAAGGCCGAGAGCGTCGAAGCCCTGACCAAGGGCGTCGAGTTCCTGATGAAGAAGAACAAGGTCGACTACGTGAAGGGCTGGGGCCGCATCGACGGCGCCGGCAAGGTCGTGGTCAAGGCCGAGGACGGTTCGGAAGCCACCCTCGAGACCAAGAACATCGTGATCGCCACCGGCTCGGAGCCGACCCCGCTGCCGGGCGTGACGATCGACAACAAGCGCGTCGTCGACTCGACCGGCGCCCTGTCGCTGCCGGAAGTGCCCAAGCACCTCGTGGTCGTCGGCGCCGGCGTGATCGGCCTGGAGCTGGGCTCGGTCTGGAAGCGCCTGGGCGCGGAAGTCACGGTCGTCGAATATCTCGACCGCATCCTGCCGGGCACGGACACCGAGGTGGCCAACGCCTTCCAGAAGATCCTGACCAAGCAGGGCTTCAAGTTCCAGCTGGGCGCCAAGGTCACTGGCGCGACGGCCTCGGCCAAGGGCGTGAAGCTCGGCTTCGAGCCCGTCGCCGGCGGCGACGCCCAGACGATCGAGGCCGACTACGTGCTGGTCGCCATCGGCCGCCGTCCGTACACCCAAGGCCTGGGCCTCGAGACGGTCGGCATTACGCCGGACAAGCGCGGCATGATCGCCAACGACCACTTCAAGACCGGCGTCGCCGGCGTGTGGGTGATCGGCGACGTGACCTCGGGTCCGATGCTGGCCCACAAGGCCGAGGACGAAGGCGTGGCCTGCATCGAGATGATCGCGGGCAAGGCCGGTCACGTGAACTACGGGATCATCCCGGGCGTCGTCTACACCAGCCCCGAAGTCGCCACGGTCGGCCAGACCGAGGACGATCTGAAGGCCGCGGGCGTCGCCTACAAGGTCGGCAAGTTCCCGTTCCTGGCCAACAGCCGCGCCAAGATCAACCACGAGACCGACGGCTTCGTGAAGATCCTGGCCGACGCCAAGACCGATCGTATCCTGGGCGCTCACGCCGTGGGTCCGAACGTCGGCGACATGATCGCCGAAGTCTGCGTGGCCATGGAGTTCGGCGGCGCCTCGGAAGACATCGCCCGCACCTGCCACCCGCACCCCACCCGGTCGGAAGCGATCCGTCAGGCGGCCATGGGCGTCGAGGGCTGGACGATGCAGGCCTAA
- a CDS encoding tyrosine recombinase XerC, translating into MTSSVRTGRQALAAWLDHLTLERRASPRTVRAYGDNVLAYLNFLENHRGEALSVAALGEISAADLRGYLAFRRQGENALAPRSISQALSSIRAFHRYVDQRHGVANAAIGLVRGPRLKIGLPRPVSEDQARDLIFEASGDTEREPWETARDEAVLTLLWGCGLRISEALSLTWSDVPLGAALRITGKGGKTRIAPVLDAVREAVAVYADELPFVLGPDEPLFRAKRGGPLSPRHVQALVQTLRGRLGLSDRVTPHAFRHAFATHLLGAGADLRTIQELLGHASLSTTQRYTQVDAAGLLAAYQAAHPKA; encoded by the coding sequence ATGACCTCAAGCGTCAGGACTGGGCGCCAGGCTCTCGCCGCCTGGCTGGACCACCTGACGCTGGAGCGCCGGGCCTCGCCGCGCACGGTGCGGGCCTATGGCGACAACGTCCTGGCCTATCTGAATTTCCTGGAGAACCATCGCGGCGAGGCGCTGAGCGTCGCGGCCCTGGGCGAGATCTCGGCCGCGGATCTGCGCGGCTATCTGGCCTTCCGCCGCCAGGGCGAGAACGCCCTGGCCCCACGCTCGATCTCGCAGGCCCTGTCCTCGATCCGCGCCTTCCACCGCTATGTCGACCAGCGGCATGGCGTGGCCAACGCCGCGATTGGCCTGGTGCGGGGCCCGCGCCTGAAGATCGGCCTGCCCCGCCCCGTCTCGGAAGACCAGGCCCGCGACCTGATTTTCGAGGCCTCGGGCGACACCGAGCGCGAGCCCTGGGAGACCGCCCGAGACGAGGCGGTTCTGACCCTGCTGTGGGGCTGCGGCTTGCGGATATCGGAAGCACTGTCCCTGACCTGGAGCGACGTCCCGCTGGGGGCGGCGCTGCGCATCACCGGCAAGGGCGGCAAGACCCGCATCGCGCCGGTGCTGGACGCCGTGCGCGAGGCCGTGGCCGTCTATGCCGACGAGCTGCCGTTCGTGCTGGGCCCCGACGAGCCGCTGTTCCGGGCCAAGCGCGGCGGCCCCCTGTCCCCGCGTCACGTCCAGGCGCTGGTCCAGACACTGCGAGGACGGCTGGGTCTGTCGGACCGGGTGACGCCGCACGCCTTCCGCCACGCCTTCGCCACGCACCTGCTCGGCGCGGGCGCGGACCTGAGGACGATCCAGGAGCTGCTCGGCCACGCCTCGCTGTCGACCACCCAGCGCTACACGCAGGTCGACGCGGCGGGCCTGCTCGCCGCCTATCAAGCCGCGCATCCCAAGGCCTGA
- a CDS encoding AcvB/VirJ family lysyl-phosphatidylglycerol hydrolase — MRCRHEGMKLRPLLFAALAAVALAGVLAKPAPAWTGPIAVPSDRAGDSLAVLYSGDGGWGPLDQQVARRLADNGVPTIGVNSLAYFRADRTADGVAADLAASVRAYERQWRRGKVVLIGYSFGADALPAIIPRLPADVRAQVSHVVLIGPGPAGDLRFHPASWLNLAPRDSFPAAPAITALKDVRITCVYGDKEHHDICPDLPDDVVAKVRLPGGHHFNGDYAALGEAVLRASR; from the coding sequence ATGCGGTGTCGTCATGAGGGCATGAAGCTGCGCCCCCTTCTGTTCGCGGCCCTGGCCGCCGTCGCCCTCGCCGGGGTTCTGGCCAAACCCGCGCCCGCCTGGACCGGCCCCATCGCCGTGCCCAGCGACCGGGCCGGCGACAGCTTGGCGGTGCTCTATTCCGGCGACGGCGGCTGGGGACCGCTGGACCAGCAGGTGGCTCGCCGCCTGGCCGACAACGGCGTGCCGACGATCGGCGTCAATTCCCTGGCTTATTTCCGCGCCGATCGGACGGCGGACGGCGTCGCGGCCGATCTCGCCGCCAGCGTCCGCGCCTACGAACGTCAATGGCGCCGCGGCAAGGTTGTCCTGATCGGCTATTCGTTCGGGGCCGACGCCCTGCCGGCGATCATTCCGCGCCTGCCGGCCGACGTGCGCGCCCAGGTCAGCCACGTGGTCCTGATCGGGCCAGGCCCGGCCGGCGACCTTCGCTTCCACCCGGCGAGTTGGCTGAACCTGGCGCCGCGCGATTCCTTCCCCGCCGCCCCGGCGATCACGGCGCTGAAGGATGTGAGGATCACCTGTGTCTATGGCGACAAGGAACATCACGACATCTGCCCGGACCTCCCGGACGACGTGGTCGCCAAGGTGCGCCTGCCTGGCGGCCACCACTTCAACGGCGACTACGCCGCTCTGGGCGAGGCGGTGCTGCGGGCCAGCCGCTAG
- a CDS encoding DUF484 family protein: MSDATRAAKKTTVDADSVRAFLRTAPDFLRQDDTLLGELGLKIDASNILDFGPAALAKVAAAHKREALARQAIEANARANYSAQAQTHAAVIDMLDARNHSDLARRVDELSVLRFGLAAGVIALEGPLRVPAGWRALAEGQADMLVGDAPIARMGFFAPALPLFGDKAELIRSMALVRMAIWEPRREAVLAFGSTDPEAFMPDMGTELVNFLGRVVERTAERWPVL, from the coding sequence ATGAGCGACGCGACTCGCGCGGCCAAGAAGACGACGGTCGACGCCGACAGCGTCCGGGCGTTCCTGCGCACGGCGCCCGACTTCCTGCGCCAGGATGACACCCTGCTGGGGGAGCTGGGCCTAAAGATCGACGCCAGCAACATCCTCGACTTCGGCCCGGCCGCCCTGGCCAAGGTGGCCGCCGCCCACAAGCGCGAGGCCCTGGCTCGCCAGGCGATCGAGGCCAACGCCCGCGCCAACTACTCCGCCCAGGCCCAGACCCACGCGGCGGTCATCGACATGCTCGACGCCCGCAACCACTCCGACCTCGCCCGCCGGGTGGACGAGCTGTCGGTGCTGCGCTTTGGCCTCGCCGCCGGGGTCATCGCCCTGGAGGGGCCGCTGCGCGTGCCCGCCGGCTGGCGCGCCCTGGCCGAGGGACAAGCCGACATGCTGGTCGGCGACGCGCCGATCGCCCGCATGGGCTTCTTCGCCCCCGCCCTGCCGCTGTTCGGCGACAAGGCCGAGCTGATCCGCAGCATGGCCCTGGTGCGCATGGCCATCTGGGAGCCGCGCCGCGAGGCCGTGCTGGCCTTCGGCTCGACCGATCCCGAGGCCTTCATGCCCGACATGGGCACCGAGCTGGTCAACTTCCTGGGCCGGGTGGTCGAGCGCACGGCCGAGCGCTGGCCGGTCCTATGA
- a CDS encoding methyl-accepting chemotaxis protein, which produces MKFDDLKISTKVALPAVILTLVALAIVGLGAWEANRIESDLRLLAEHRGPTELASSRFNRRIQAIGYAAYRTVAYDGLSADAQQASGEIDKNYKDAKDLLAEIKKLEPSSSKKVADFSARLEKVYTNARQGADLGLQNVDEAAIMVMAVIDPDIAALTKDVSDFTNGHNKETMAMVAAASKAAAAGTTFSILFGVIAAGAALVLALWIGSRKIAAPLIATAKTMEILANGSVEVDVKGADRKDEVGAMARSVQVFKDNAVALRTAEAAQARANAEAEAERRRNQEMAEAAAQEQAKVMEIIAEGLNRLAEGDLTYRLDQEIPESYKRLQSDFNGAIVQLEETMRTIVHAAGSIGAGSDEIASASDDLSRRTEQQAASLEETAAALDEITATVRRSSAGAMEAAKVVGSTRGDAERSSVVVRNAVEAMNEIEKSSQEISQIIGVIDEIAFQTNLLALNAGVEAARAGEAGRGFAVVAQEVRALAQRSADAAKEIKTLISTSSQQVNQGVSMVGQTGEALQAIVSKVGEIDALVGEIASSGQEQATGLNQVNAAVNQMDQTVQQNAAMVEQSTAAAHSLKGEAGNLLKMIGRFRVGGAAVAAPTSSASSARAATRPAPAAPRYTPPPMKGPAPASASSRPGLNPVAAAQAKVASFAKSSAAPAASAEDWEEF; this is translated from the coding sequence ATGAAGTTCGACGACCTGAAGATTTCGACGAAAGTCGCCCTGCCCGCCGTGATCCTGACGTTGGTCGCCCTCGCGATCGTCGGGCTGGGCGCTTGGGAAGCAAACAGGATCGAAAGCGATCTGAGGCTCCTGGCGGAGCATCGCGGGCCGACTGAGCTGGCGTCCTCTCGCTTCAACCGCCGGATTCAGGCGATCGGCTACGCCGCCTACCGAACGGTGGCCTATGACGGCCTGTCGGCCGACGCGCAGCAGGCCAGCGGCGAGATCGACAAGAACTACAAGGACGCCAAGGACCTGCTGGCTGAAATCAAGAAGCTTGAGCCCTCCTCGAGCAAAAAGGTCGCCGATTTCTCGGCGCGGCTGGAGAAGGTCTACACCAACGCGCGCCAAGGCGCGGACCTTGGCCTCCAGAACGTCGATGAAGCCGCGATCATGGTGATGGCGGTGATCGACCCGGATATCGCCGCGCTGACCAAGGACGTCAGCGACTTCACCAACGGCCACAACAAAGAGACTATGGCGATGGTCGCCGCGGCCTCGAAGGCGGCCGCGGCCGGCACGACCTTCTCGATCCTGTTCGGCGTGATCGCCGCCGGCGCGGCCCTGGTCCTGGCCCTGTGGATCGGCTCGCGCAAGATCGCCGCCCCGCTGATCGCCACCGCCAAGACCATGGAAATCCTGGCCAATGGCTCGGTCGAAGTGGACGTCAAGGGCGCGGACCGCAAGGACGAGGTCGGCGCCATGGCCCGCTCGGTCCAGGTGTTCAAGGACAACGCCGTGGCCCTGCGTACCGCCGAGGCCGCCCAGGCCCGCGCCAACGCCGAAGCCGAGGCCGAGCGCCGTCGCAATCAGGAAATGGCCGAAGCCGCCGCCCAAGAGCAGGCCAAGGTCATGGAGATCATCGCCGAAGGCCTGAACCGCCTGGCCGAGGGCGACCTGACCTATCGCCTCGATCAAGAGATCCCCGAGAGCTACAAGCGCCTGCAGAGCGACTTCAACGGCGCCATCGTGCAGTTGGAAGAGACGATGCGCACCATCGTCCACGCCGCCGGCAGCATCGGCGCGGGCTCGGACGAGATCGCCTCGGCCTCCGACGACCTGTCGCGCCGCACCGAACAGCAGGCCGCCAGCCTGGAAGAAACCGCCGCCGCCCTGGACGAGATCACGGCCACCGTGCGCCGCTCGTCGGCCGGCGCCATGGAAGCCGCCAAGGTCGTGGGCTCGACCCGCGGCGACGCCGAACGCTCCAGCGTGGTCGTCCGCAACGCCGTCGAGGCCATGAACGAGATCGAGAAGTCGTCGCAGGAGATCAGCCAGATCATCGGCGTGATCGACGAGATCGCCTTCCAGACCAACCTTCTGGCCCTGAACGCCGGCGTCGAAGCCGCGCGGGCGGGTGAAGCGGGCCGCGGCTTCGCGGTCGTCGCCCAGGAAGTGCGGGCCCTGGCCCAGCGCTCGGCCGATGCGGCCAAGGAGATCAAGACCCTGATCTCGACCTCGAGCCAGCAAGTGAACCAAGGCGTGAGCATGGTCGGCCAGACCGGCGAGGCCCTGCAAGCCATCGTCTCGAAGGTCGGCGAGATCGACGCCCTGGTCGGCGAGATCGCCTCCTCGGGCCAGGAGCAGGCCACCGGCCTCAACCAGGTCAACGCCGCCGTCAACCAGATGGACCAGACCGTCCAGCAGAACGCCGCCATGGTCGAGCAATCGACCGCCGCCGCTCACTCGCTGAAGGGCGAGGCCGGCAACCTGCTGAAGATGATCGGCCGCTTCCGCGTCGGCGGCGCCGCGGTCGCCGCCCCGACCTCCAGCGCGAGCTCGGCCCGCGCGGCCACGCGTCCGGCGCCGGCCGCCCCGCGCTACACGCCGCCTCCGATGAAGGGCCCTGCGCCGGCTTCGGCCAGCAGCCGTCCGGGCCTCAACCCGGTGGCGGCCGCCCAGGCCAAGGTCGCCAGCTTCGCCAAGAGCTCGGCCGCGCCGGCCGCCTCGGCCGAAGACTGGGAAGAATTCTAA
- a CDS encoding primosomal protein N', which produces MPRIASVLLPMPLPEAFDYAEPEGLDLKVGDHVAVPLGPRVIRGVVTALRDGTGGNRPLKAVQGKVDDPPLPPGVLTFVDWAARYSVDVPGWPLAMALRGLRHPPPKPDKVLVLTGVQPARMTPARLKVLAAAEGTKLSSSALASAAGVSAGVVKGLVDEGALAADFVEPQRGLPQPDLSLPPRALNPGQAACVEVLKAMLDAGGFQAALLDGVTGSGKTEVYLEAVAEALKDPEAQVLVLLPEIALTQAVMARFEQRFGAVPAEWHSGVSPPRRRQVWEAVANGDARIVVGARSALFLPYRKLRLLVVDEEHDGSFKQEEGFIYQARDLAVARAKIEGASVLLASATPSLESLYNAQTGRYRWLRLSARHGAAQLPDIDLIDMRQTPPEPGRWLSPPLIKAMAVTLQRGEQAMLFLNRRGYAPLVLCRACGEKMKSPDTDSWLVEHRYTGRLVCHLTGFSMKKPEACPHCGAKDSLVSIGPGVERVEEEARHIFPDARVAVFSSDTVMDAEAARTLVASMAAGEIDILVATQAAAKGHNFPNLTLVGVVDADLSLRGGDLRAGERTFQLLAQAAGRAGRHEKPGRALLQTYAPDHAVMQALAAQDRDAFVEAEMAMRQEAGLPPFGRLAALIASGPDAAALEAYVEALAAVIPNAEGVEVFGPADAPLSLVRGRRRKRFLVRAERNVDLQGFMAAWRARTKIPNSVRVVIDVDPYSFL; this is translated from the coding sequence ATGCCGCGTATCGCTTCCGTCCTGCTGCCGATGCCCCTGCCGGAGGCCTTCGACTACGCCGAGCCCGAGGGGCTGGATCTCAAGGTCGGCGATCATGTCGCCGTGCCCCTGGGGCCGCGCGTGATCCGGGGCGTGGTGACGGCTTTGCGCGATGGGACCGGCGGCAACCGGCCGCTGAAGGCGGTTCAGGGCAAGGTCGACGATCCGCCCCTGCCGCCCGGCGTGCTGACCTTCGTCGACTGGGCGGCGCGCTATTCGGTCGATGTCCCCGGCTGGCCCCTGGCCATGGCCTTGCGCGGCCTGCGCCATCCGCCGCCCAAGCCCGACAAGGTGCTGGTCCTGACCGGCGTCCAGCCCGCCCGGATGACGCCGGCGCGGCTGAAGGTTCTGGCCGCCGCCGAGGGGACGAAGCTGTCCAGCTCGGCCCTGGCCTCTGCTGCTGGCGTTTCGGCCGGCGTCGTGAAGGGTCTGGTCGACGAGGGCGCGCTGGCGGCCGACTTCGTCGAGCCCCAGCGCGGTCTGCCGCAACCTGACCTTTCCCTGCCGCCGCGTGCGCTCAATCCCGGCCAGGCCGCCTGCGTCGAGGTGCTCAAGGCGATGCTGGACGCCGGCGGCTTCCAGGCCGCCCTGCTGGACGGGGTGACGGGCTCGGGCAAGACCGAGGTCTATCTGGAGGCCGTGGCGGAGGCGCTGAAGGACCCCGAGGCCCAGGTCCTGGTGCTGCTGCCCGAGATCGCCCTGACTCAAGCCGTGATGGCCCGCTTCGAGCAGCGGTTCGGCGCGGTTCCGGCCGAGTGGCACTCGGGCGTCTCGCCGCCGCGCCGGCGCCAGGTGTGGGAGGCCGTCGCCAACGGCGACGCCCGCATCGTCGTCGGCGCGCGCTCGGCGCTGTTCCTGCCCTACCGCAAGCTGCGCCTGCTTGTCGTCGACGAGGAGCACGACGGCTCGTTCAAGCAGGAGGAGGGCTTCATCTACCAGGCCCGAGACCTGGCCGTGGCTCGCGCCAAGATCGAGGGGGCCAGCGTCCTGCTGGCCTCGGCGACGCCGTCGCTGGAGAGCCTCTACAACGCCCAGACCGGGCGCTATCGCTGGCTGCGGCTGTCGGCGCGGCACGGGGCGGCGCAACTGCCCGACATCGACCTGATCGACATGCGCCAGACGCCGCCGGAGCCCGGTCGCTGGCTGTCGCCGCCGCTGATCAAGGCCATGGCCGTGACCCTGCAGCGCGGCGAGCAGGCGATGCTGTTCCTGAACCGGCGCGGCTACGCCCCGCTCGTTCTCTGCCGGGCCTGCGGCGAGAAGATGAAGTCGCCCGACACCGACAGCTGGCTGGTCGAGCACCGCTACACCGGGCGTCTGGTCTGCCACCTGACCGGCTTTTCGATGAAGAAGCCCGAGGCTTGTCCGCACTGCGGGGCCAAGGACTCGCTGGTCTCGATCGGCCCCGGCGTCGAGCGGGTCGAGGAGGAGGCGCGGCATATCTTTCCCGACGCGCGGGTGGCGGTGTTCTCTTCGGATACGGTGATGGACGCCGAGGCCGCCAGGACCCTGGTCGCCAGCATGGCGGCGGGGGAGATCGATATCCTGGTCGCCACCCAGGCCGCCGCCAAGGGCCACAACTTTCCGAACCTGACCCTGGTGGGCGTGGTCGACGCCGACCTCTCGCTGCGCGGCGGCGACCTGCGCGCCGGAGAGCGGACCTTCCAGCTGCTGGCTCAGGCGGCGGGCCGCGCGGGGCGCCACGAAAAGCCCGGCCGCGCCTTGTTGCAGACCTACGCGCCCGACCACGCGGTGATGCAGGCCTTGGCGGCCCAGGATCGCGACGCCTTCGTCGAGGCCGAGATGGCCATGCGCCAGGAGGCGGGCCTGCCGCCGTTCGGGCGGCTGGCGGCGCTGATCGCCTCGGGGCCGGACGCCGCGGCGCTGGAGGCCTATGTCGAGGCGCTGGCGGCGGTGATCCCCAACGCCGAGGGCGTCGAGGTGTTCGGTCCCGCCGATGCGCCGCTGTCGCTGGTGCGTGGCCGCCGCCGCAAGCGGTTCCTGGTCCGGGCCGAGCGTAATGTCGATCTTCAAGGTTTCATGGCCGCCTGGCGGGCCCGGACCAAGATCCCGAACTCGGTCCGGGTGGTCATCGACGTCGACCCCTACAGCTTCCTCTGA